A region from the Nitrospira sp. genome encodes:
- a CDS encoding ABC transporter ATP-binding protein: MTKLELRAVSKSFGDQPVLRDVSLKVPDGSFTILLGPSGCGKSTLLRIIAGLDSQTA, from the coding sequence GTGACTAAATTAGAACTACGCGCCGTCTCAAAATCTTTTGGCGATCAACCAGTCTTACGCGACGTGTCGCTGAAAGTGCCTGATGGCAGCTTCACGATTCTGCTCGGCCCATCCGGCTGCGGTAAATCAACACTCCTCCGCATCATTGCCGGACTCGACAGCCAGACCGCC